Proteins found in one Maridesulfovibrio sp. genomic segment:
- a CDS encoding glycosyltransferase: MDKTYNILMYSHDTYGLGHIRRTMAIASQLKCKGVNILILTGSPIVGRFEFPEQIDFVRVPGMIKRSNDLYVPHSIKIEPVHAMSIRQSIIDATAKSFRPDLFIVDKAPKGMKHEIMPTLEWMKQIGQTRTILGLRDIMDDSESTIKDWSEKGIYDVLENLYSEIWVYGHQEYYDPIKEYAISESISKKMVFTGYIPRQTHSRTCPEKRKNGKKLVVITAGGGGDGYPMMDAYLKALEKYNPQHFRTVMVTGPFMSKEQRLDLSNRAKKLSVTFYHFYRRMEKLFSNADLVVSMGGYNTICEILSHKQVGLIIPRETPRLEQTIRANVMKEQNLADFLPWHLLGPDAIMEKVEHLLSNSNTIREAVNNFNFTGLEVMHDRVGYFKDNC; the protein is encoded by the coding sequence ATGGACAAGACTTACAATATCTTAATGTACTCCCACGACACATACGGTCTTGGGCATATCCGTCGTACAATGGCGATAGCATCGCAGCTGAAATGTAAAGGGGTAAACATTCTCATCCTTACCGGTTCTCCCATTGTGGGCCGATTTGAGTTCCCGGAACAGATTGATTTTGTGCGTGTTCCCGGCATGATTAAACGGTCGAACGATCTTTATGTTCCCCACTCTATCAAAATAGAACCTGTGCATGCCATGTCTATCCGGCAATCCATCATCGATGCCACGGCTAAAAGCTTCCGTCCGGATCTTTTTATCGTGGATAAGGCGCCCAAGGGGATGAAGCATGAAATAATGCCGACCCTTGAGTGGATGAAACAGATCGGTCAGACAAGGACTATTCTCGGCCTGCGTGACATCATGGATGATTCGGAAAGTACAATTAAGGACTGGAGCGAAAAGGGCATCTACGATGTGCTTGAAAACCTCTATTCCGAAATCTGGGTCTACGGACATCAGGAATATTACGATCCTATCAAGGAATACGCCATTTCCGAATCCATCAGCAAAAAAATGGTATTCACAGGCTACATCCCGCGCCAGACTCACAGCCGCACCTGCCCGGAAAAAAGAAAAAACGGCAAAAAGCTGGTTGTAATTACTGCCGGAGGCGGAGGTGACGGCTATCCCATGATGGATGCCTACCTGAAAGCCCTGGAAAAATATAATCCACAGCATTTCAGGACTGTAATGGTTACCGGACCGTTCATGTCCAAGGAACAGCGACTTGACCTTTCCAACCGGGCCAAAAAACTTTCGGTAACTTTCTATCATTTTTACAGAAGAATGGAGAAACTGTTCAGCAATGCCGATCTGGTAGTCAGCATGGGCGGCTACAACACCATCTGCGAAATTCTTTCCCACAAGCAGGTCGGGCTGATCATCCCCCGCGAAACTCCGCGTCTGGAACAGACTATCCGCGCCAATGTAATGAAAGAACAGAATCTGGCTGACTTTCTACCCTGGCACCTGCTCGGGCCTGACGCCATTATGGAAAAGGTTGAACACCTGCTGAGCAACTCCAACACAATTCGGGAAGCCGTAAATAACTTCAACTTCACCGGCCTGGAAGTCATGCATGACCGTGTCGGCTACTTTAAAGATAACTGCTAA